In Gigantopelta aegis isolate Gae_Host unplaced genomic scaffold, Gae_host_genome ctg10581_pilon_pilon, whole genome shotgun sequence, the DNA window tccccCCTTTCTCCCttcccctcctcctccccctttcctccctttcttttctttcctttccttttttcttcgTCCCCTTTCTTTCCCCCtccttccttccctcccccccccctttccccttttttcctctttcccctccccctccttccccccccctcccc includes these proteins:
- the LOC121390903 gene encoding sperm protamine P3-like → GGGGRGGEGGGGERGKKGKGGGEGRKEGERKGTKKKGKERGKRGKGKKGGKGGGRGERRKGKEEKEK